A segment of the Lycium ferocissimum isolate CSIRO_LF1 chromosome 5, AGI_CSIRO_Lferr_CH_V1, whole genome shotgun sequence genome:
ATGGCAACTTCTCTTCTCACCAGCAATGCTTAGGGAATACTCATGTATAAAAAAGCtcaataaaatttttaaaaacaaaaatcccAACTGAAGTTATTATGTGGGACCTATGCTTTACCTGTTCTTTTGGATGAATCATGCAAGAATTGGTTAGGGTAGAGCACTCTGCCACTACTTCTTTGACTTGATACATGGTTAATGatattttctcttttatatAACCAAGCAAAGAGTACCCGCACAGGGTACGTGCTAGCTACTTTGCTACTTGCCCTTTCTATGTAAAAGCCCCATGTGGGTGCCAGAATAAAAGATGGTTTCTTTGTACTTGTTAGATATGTTAATGGTTTTTTTTCATGTTGTCATCTAAATTACACAAGTACATAACAATGGAATGTATTGAAAAGCTCAACTTTTCCCTTGCAAATTAACTAATCTATAATTCCATTTTATGTAACAATATTGACTGAATGTGGAGCTTACGAtattaatttataaattataatagTGATAGTGAGAAAGGATATTGTAGTAATAGCTAAAAAGTCAGTTTTAATTGAAAAAGTATCACATGAAAGTTAAAACTTGAGGAGCTTAACGAATTTGGATAATTGAAATTGTGAAAGGTAAACGTTTAAGGACAAATAAATTGGGATGAATGGTGTAttgctttttttgtttttttaatgacGGCAGCTCAACTAAGAGATGCTTGTTATCTATGTTAATAGGAGtacatgagttgggtaattctccCACCAAGATTTAGGTAAATAATCAAAATGCACTTAGTTTTACTTCTACTAGTAATTACTCCATTTGTTCAGCTGCTAGGCCATCATTTTTGGAAATAAAGCCTTATTTCATTGACTCTACAAAAGTGACATATTTGCACATATTCAAGCTATCGGTGCAATAAAGTCGAGTCAATTCCTCAAATAGTCATTGAACTTGTAGAAAAATCCTACTAAagtaacttttgaatttttttggacaataTGGTCATCAAACTATGCTCATCTTTCCAAAAAAGTAAAACAACCCATTTTTTAACTTAAGACCCCTTAacctattttaaattataaaatccATTATGTAGCCACAATTTTTCAATACTCCAAAATTCttgttcaaattaatatttttcatgttttaataataaaataagaatatcTAACGTAACATTTCAAGCgataagaataaaataatataatcattCAAACTTTAAGTATACTACAAGGTTTTCTTTGTTATATCAATTtcatttgaattattttgatattttctgTTGCTCAAAGCCGGAAATTAAACAATTTACTGAATGGAAGCGCATTgacataattaatataaaaattgtaaaattgattttattttacaaAGTAGTTATCCAGCACGCttcttaaaaatataaaatttttatattaattgtaaTCCACTTATTTATAAACTAAActtaaacaaaatcaaaatattacaagttcatctccaagaaaataaaaatagtaactatttttttgataattgaaaattttatatatcaagaaaaattatttacaatcaattaaaaaatataGTTAAGCATTGTGCTCATTTCTACTATAATTATATTGTATCCTTTTATTGTCTGCTTAAACACAATTTTGCAATATTCtgaaatatttttcacattttgaagATACAATAGAAATATTCAAATggattttataatttaaaatggGTTAAGGGGTCTTATGTCCAAAAATGggttgttatatttttttggaaagatGAGCATAGTTTGATGACGttattgtccaaaaaaattcaaaagttactTTAGTGGGACTTTTCTACATTGACTCCAATAAAGTCTCACTACTCTTAATAATCCTAACTGCACTACTCATGAAAATGCCCCACGTTTCATGTGGAAGTGCAAATGTAGAAACTCAATAATTTTAGTTCGTATTCTATACATGAGTTAAAGGATACACTTTTTAAGtacaaaaaattgattttgaatCCAATAAATGAAATGACTTACATTAAAATTTCAAACTCAAATCTATAAAATTCATAATCCTAAATTTGCCTCTAAGGATAGGGATGGAAATGTCGAACGAAAAGAAGTAGAATTTATAGAATATTTCACTTGGATGAAAGCTGGATATGTGGCCAGAGGCGAAACCAGGATTCGAAGCTTGTGGGTTCGgggttctaattctttaaagttactgggttcttaattaataatttgtacatatttgataaaaaatttaatacaaatatatcaATTCGGAtaaaagctactgggttcggccgaacccacacCCGAAGGGCTGGCTCTGCCCCTGTATGTGGCAGAGTCAAATATCCCTTATATAACACTGAAAAGCACACGCAGATCCTGCTGTAATCACCACTGCCTCCGGCTGCATCTAAGGGCTGATATTGTACATGTTGACAAGTGAGTGTGATGGCCCACAGTTGTATCTAAGGGTGGATGTGCATCGTCATAACAGATGCAACTGTCTTGTACTCGTATTATATACTACtactatatattttgatttttttttttaaatgtatagTTAGAATAAATCCACATTCCCATAACAAAAATTTCTATTGCTTATCTGGTAGCCCGCACTCAAGGATATGGTCGTTGAAGTGAGTGCAGCTTGGTTGAGAAGGGTTCAAGTCCGCAACttttgtaataaaaaaataaaaaaagtaggtttcacgcacgaatttgtgcgtgaaaggaccaaactgtaaAATTAAAACTTTGGTCCTTTCATGCACAGATTTTATGCGTGAAAGAGGctgcctttttttctttttctttttttaagctatcaaaatcaagtttttttcatactttgggcaaatattagtcatgtttcaaaacccaaaaatatcaatattttatatagaacttaataccTTTTTTTGCGTACAGTAACATCGGCTCATTatatcaagtatacctaaacgtttagatcgtcattttaggggttgtaaagtgtcccgaagtaagttttgttttttggaaacttgtcatctttagatctaagtgtcatattttatagggttttgatttaagtgttttattatttagtcaagtcaatgtacaaataaaaatattatatccaaaaataattcatccaatacgaaaGGTTCAACCAAGGTATAATATATCTCATTCAATGCTCGCACCAAGGTTTGATCCCATGTTGTTGGCAGTTGCAGAGCCAGGATTTtcgccgagggggttcaaaatataaaaaagtaaacatacgaagaagcctaaggaGGTTCAAcgtctattatatatacatcaaaaataattttaaccttgtaaaaatagtgtttttttccgccgaggggattcggatgaacaccctcgacatagtgtggctccgccactggttgTTGGCATAAAAAATAAGCAAGTAAAAAAGAGAGGCTAAACCACCAAGCCAAATTGGCGAAAGCAACAACATAgacaatttttgttttttataatGTTCACTAATGCTATTTAACtcgttttcataaattgaatttcgaaCCTCAAAATTGACATTCAAGACATCATCATCACGGGATTTCCATCTTGAAATCTACTTTTTATCATTAGATTTTCATcaagaaagaatgaaaattgtgcactaatttggggaaaaattcaaattgaatgggataatgggcgttttttggaaaatcggctcggccaaaccTCCTAGCCGCGTTTGCCCTgctagatctcgaaaaaataaccctgagtaaaaaaaaaaaacgcgtaaatcggacatccgagcgcaaagttatgaccatttaaagtttcaacaatttacaactagttttctaCCTATGCTCCtgtccttattttttatttacgtcAAATCTTCTATGATacataaattaattaaggtcatgCCACAACGTTAAGGGTTTGGAGCTACTCAAATTTAACCTTTAACATGGGAATATACCAATTTTTTTCATCCCATTGTAAACACAATTCAACATTTGTTTCCATTAGCAATCATAAAAATGCAAATTTGTCTCCCTCTATTTGGATAATTTTCAATGTATATACCTCATATGTATAGGCAACACGTTTTTTGGCCTCTCATTTTTTGGCACCTTATGTGGGCAACAAGACCGTGGCGGTGAGTGCAAGTACGTCTCGTGGTGGCAGAACATCTCGGAGTAAAAGAGCCTCTCATCttgaagttttattttgaatattttgttattgtaaaaAATCATGTATTACTTAATccaatgaattatttttgaattattttgaaccttccatattggatgaattattttttaatataatatttttatttgtacattcgatttgattaaataataaaacacttagatcaaaaccctataaaatatgacacttataTGACACTTAGATCTAAAGATGataagtttccaaacaaacaaaatttacttcggggcactttacaacccttaaaacgacgatccaaacgtttatgACACTATACTTGATGCAATGAGCCGACGTTATTGTAtgcaaaaaaaagatattaagttctatataaaatattgttatttcggggttttgaaacatgactaatctttgcccaaagtatgaaaaaaacgtgattttgatagcgtaaaaaaatttaaaaaaaaaaaggtagccTCTTTCACACAcagaatttgtgcgtgaaaggaccaaagttTTAACTttacagtttggtcctttcacgcacaaaattcgTACCTGAAACCTacttttgtgtttgttttttttttttttgtagtactattttggttcaaaaaaaattttttttttttttttggtactacaaaagtcgcggactcaGAAGGGTTCAGATTCTAATAGAGACAAAAAAAATAGGCAAACTtactcaaatgactaccttattgtagCTTTCTGTCATTTGTAGCTACccttttaaatattaccatttgtagctacattTTAGCAAAATAGTGTATGTTTTCGCATGTATTTGTTGTCAACACATACATGAGAACACGATAAAAAAAACAAGATCCTTGATTTTAGCCTTTAACGGTGGAGctattaaattagatattaatattattttttttttgatgtattttagtgattttttttttatgtatttcagtgattttttatgtatttcagtgatttttttttttttatgtattttactgattttttttttttgatgtatttcaatggatttttttgatgtatttcaaatacactgtgtacattccaactacatatgaagccaaatatatttaaattttcttgtatttgaatggatttcaacaaatacattcagatacaaagacaaaaattaacaaaatacactaagaaatacactcaaaaaatacaaggacaaatacattcaaaaccagtgtatttgtgagatgtagatttttaatatatttgtatttggcttttaacaaatacacacTGCCAGATCTGAGACACTACTACCACCAAAAATCATAatctctccaccaccaccaaagTCCTAATCtgagacaccaccaccaccaaaaatcCAAATTTGAGACACCGCCACTACCAAAAAACTCTAACCTTTCCACCACCaacaaaaccctaatctctccacctCCACGTTATCTTCTCCGCCGCCATCTCAAAATCTGTGCCATCGCCGCCACCACCAACAATACACACAGCCAGATCTGTGCCATCGCTTCACCGGATAgagtgaaaagagagagagagagagagagaagggtgagcacagagggagagggagagggagaagaGGGAGAAGAGCGAGAGGAGCGGCAGAGAGAGAGAGCGGTGAGCACagagggagagggagaagaGAAGAGGGGCGGCGCGaccatggtggtggtggttgagagaagggaagagagattttttagggttttgagaaatgaaaaatttgaaatgggtagtgattgaaaaaaaaaaaagatatatgtgtttgggtatgtatttttgatatagttaccatttgtaatttagaaaagttaattagctactaaatataattaaataaaagggtaGTTAATATTAATGATTAGGTCTTAAAAGAAGCTACAATGAGTAAAAATTCCAAAAACATATTAGGGAAGTTTttctccctccggataaaaaaaaagtccacttagcctttttttcttggatcaaaaaaagtgtccacttattaaatcaagaaacaattaaccttatctttCCAGATTTACTCCTATTAaatgttatgtgatcaaatcctaatgcctatttaattaggggtgatttagtcaatttacatattttttcttggagtgagtaatttcttaaggggtgtgcaaatggctaagtggagtCTTTTTTTTATCTGGAGGGTGTAGTAGACAGAGTAGCTCAATATGTATGATGGTAGGAGATAGCAAGTGGGAGGtagaattagtcgaggtgctcGTACACCACCATTCTTGCCATTCTTCCCTTTTACCAAAACCCCTCCCCTCTTTACCCAACAAGGAAATCTACCTCCAGCTACTGTGTAACAACACTTTAGCCCCAAATGCGTGTTTCTTGTTACATAGCATGCTGTTTCCTCTTTTCAATAGAGACTACCAATGATTGATGCCAAGTCAATCAAGCCGTTAACACTTCACTTTCAATACAACCGACCCTCCTCCTAAGTCGAATGTTACAGTTTACACTTCACTCTCAATACAACCAAcccttccaacttccaagtcGAATGATACACCATAAAGTATTAAGAACCAACCTTCCACAGAAATACCTTGATGTTCTTAGTACTCAGGCCAAAAGCAGATGCCTAATCAGTCAGCTTAAAAAGGCTTCGAGTTTATACCTAAAAACTTCTGGTACGAATACCTTCACAATCTATAGTGATACTATGTTCTACATCGGTAATATCTTGTAATTACCCATAAAGGTCTTAATTGTAATTGAGAGTACAGGTTGAGAAATAGAAAGAGGATGCGTGCAAgggaacaaaaaataaaaagagaggaAATTCACGACTGTACAGAACCACTAAAACTTACGTATATCAGAATCTAAAAGGATCTTCATCCCCCCTATTTGGAAATATGGCTCAATTGGCCATAGTTCAAACTTTACAAATAAATTCTAACAACCTACTGTCAGTCAGAACAGCTTCCCAGGATCTGGTGTTAAAGTAAATAATGGCTACTGTACAGTTCCAAAAGTTTAGCATCCATCAGCTCATGTAACACCCTTGCAATGCCACTTCTTACATCTgggtaaaaaaaattactcccaCCATTATAAATATACAAGGAAAACTGGAGCCTGCGCTTGAAGCATCACCAGATTGATTCAAAACTTAGCTTAACTCCTGAATAAAAGAATTCacgctctttttttttttttttttttctttttctttttgtttagcTTAACCCCGAACCATCTCGGCTCTTGTATATCCAGGCTCCATCACCAAAGACTTCTTCAATCATAGTGTGGGTTGGTAACAAATCAACTTCATTTCTGGCACACCTCAAGTACCCAACATCCCATTCTTTGCCACTACACGGTTCCAACAGACTATCATGCTTGGTGCCACTGCCCATACCAGCAATATCACTTGCCCAATGTTTACCATCATTGGTCTTCCCTAGTGATGATTCTGAAGTAACCCCGGCTGCATCAGTGGTACAGGAGCCACCTTGGATTTCTTGCTCATCCACTTTATTTGATAGTCCTTGGTCTTGAGGCTGCATACTAAGTTTATAACTGCTGTTACTATCAAACAACTTAGCAGGATATGATTCCGGCACATCAGTGAAGACCTTCCTGCTACCAAAATTTACAGGCTTATAATCTTCCCATATTGCATCACCCACCTCCTCGTCATATGATCGTCTATCGTGCTCCTCATAGATCATATTGTAGCTGAGAACATTGTGATATGCTGGGGTTTCAACCACAGAATCCTCATCTTCATCCGTCATTTTAGCACTCTCATCAGCATCATCAACAGTCTCATGCCACTCATCGTTATCACTGTCTATGTTCAGTGGATCATATCTGTTCTGCTCAGCGCGTTTTCGCAAAATAAAGACGTTAAAATAATAGCTGACAAGTTCCTCCCTACTCCGTGAAGGAAACTCAATAGCAAGATGGTTCCAGAAATTCTTGCCTAGTGATGTAGGATTGGACAATACGACCTCATGAAATaattcctcttcctcttcactCCATTTTTCTGCCACTACCTCTCCCATGTCACAAAAACCCAACCTAACAAATGCCTCCTCTCCAAGGGCTAGCTTTAGTTTTTCCCTTGCTTCAATGATGTGTAGCCGAACGCATCTTATGGAACCTATATCTTCACAGGAACATTCAACTCTTCTCTCTCCGACATTCTCGCCATCATCTGCAAGTAACTCCATTTTAGGCATCGGAATGATACTCCTTCCAGCAAATTTATTTTCATAGGCTTGAGATGAAGGACTCAGAGTTTCATGTATACCCTCTACGCACGGTTTATCCTTATCAATATATGCACCCCAATCTGGTAGTTCTGCCTGAAAATCGGGTCCAATGGGGACCATCTTTTGAGGATTACTTAAAAGAGAAGAATATATCTCCCTGTGATGAGCAGCAGCCCTGAACGGATGATCAAAATAGTAATATTCAGGAGACGTCAATATGTGAAAAGGCGCCTCAGGCCTGATGTCTTCCTCACTGGTGCTACTAGTGGGCCAGGAAGAGTTTGAAGCAGATCCATGAATGCCCATCTCAGTTTCCTTCTCAGAAGAAAAAAGAACTTCAGCCACATTGTGACTATCAGGTTTCTTGTTAGCATCAGGGATGACTCTTGAAAAGTTGTCCTCATCACCACCTAACAAGAACAATAGATAACAGATCAGTTAATCAGAGTATGGATCAAAAAGATTCATTTAAAATCCAAAATCTACTCTTAAAAGAGCAAGCTCGTAAAGTAAGGTGTGGAGAAAACAGCTCCAACCTTAAAAATATTTGGCAGGTCTTACAGGATTCTGCAATCCTCCAGTGACTGAAAGCATTTTATAAAATGGTACACAAAGCAGCAAAAACAGAGCAAAGAATATCTCAAAGCTAACAAAATAATTTCTTGTTACCTGAAGCATAAGCCTCCACACCCACTGATTCACGAGAAAGTTCCAAAGTCGAAACTAGCTGACAGCTGGGTTCATGTCTTGGTTGCTTAGATGAAACCTCATACAAATCCTCTTCACCGAAAGGCCTTTTTTGCAACATAATTAGCTGCAAGGAGTAAAAAATATGAGATATTTAAACATAAAGGGGAAGAAGTCCAAAGACAAAAAGCAAAGGGACGAAAACGCCTTCAAGTTCCACGCGTTCTAAGAATATGTAGCAATGCATAAAATTTCATAATCATGTAATTGCATTAAAATCCCACTAAATTAAACACAGGAAACCTGTAAAGATGAGCATTTAAACCCATTCCTATACAATCTCAGAAGAACATTTTAGATCAAATATAACTGTATTGTCTAGCTGAAAAGAAATATACAAACAAAAACACCACATCAACTCTCAATAAACAGAAAAACCAACACGAGATTGTTAGTACATTCATTTAGATATACACTCAACTATGTTAAGAAAATGAACCGGTGAgcccccacttgtgggattacactgggtatgttgttgttgttgtgtggtggtggtgttgCACTAAAAGATATTGACCCGGAACATAATACAAGCATCAATTTTCCTCTTAGGACAACAAAATTACCAGACAAGACAACAACTTACAGgaaatattaacataaaaagtcTAGGCAAGCAGCAAATAAAACACCCAGATTATAACAAATACATACTACAAGACTATACATTGACAAGCGCAACAACAACTGCCCGTTCTGTTTTCGAGCAAAGTAGGCTAATTTAGATAACTGCATAAAGTCATCATTAAGCTAATTAAGTTTCTAATTTCTAAGTAGTGACACGTGGCACGgtgggataaaaaaaagtgacacCACTTAAATTAGTTTCATCATAGTGTGGCCCTAAAGAACAGAAAACTGAAATAGAGACCCATGAAGTTTGTTTTATTACATACATGTAGCACATGAACAAAATTAGGAGGATACGGTTCGGGTACCTTTAACGGGTCTTCGTCAAAATTGGGGTAGCGAATCTTTCAATTGGTACCAACTAGAACCACTCGAGGACCGGAATAGAATTTCGGGTAAAattatttctatttatttttattctttggaaaaaaaacaataggtaaaaatataaattgcaAATTTAATGAAAACCCTAACCCTAGATCCCCAAATTCAgataatcaattaattaaatcaaccaaaaattggttcaagaaaaataaattgaagGCGAAAGGAAACGGATTAAAGAAGAAATCCCAAATCCACAACCTAATTATATCGGAAGAAGATCAACCCTAATTTTCTTTcccaaaaacaaaattaagGTATAATAACGACTCAATTTTACAAATCAACCTATGAATCGAACAGATCtagaagataaagaagagatcTGAAACCCTAAATCGAAATTGGATTCACAAAACGGCTATAGCCAAAAGAGGTATCAATAGATAGAGGAGAGAACGAATTAGACGAATCGAAGATTAATTCGAATGTTTAGACAAAAAATCGAGGTCGAtttgaaggaagaagaataGGGCAATTTGGAATTGGGGGAAAATCATTGACGATTAAAAAGGTGGAAAGTAGAGCCCTAGTGGGTATCGGAATCTGTTATTGGGCGGGTCGAAAAATTACTAACGCGGGAGGTCCAAATATTTGCGCCAACTAGCCTAACcgaataataataatggttTGCATCCCGATGTGATTTAATAGCAtgatttatttatctattaGCCTAATAATTGGTCCAGAAATTAATTGgtcattcttttcttccctttttcgaAAAGTACTAATTGGTCATTCACGTGGTGGTACATATTGAAATATCACGTGTTCGAATTACttcttttatgtttattttattaattttgtggGAAAGATATGGTGAGATATGATTAAAATCCTTATCCTTTCTCGCGTGAAATTTTCCACCCTCTTCTAGAATGTCacgtatttttctttttcttttttttctctgattttattatttttattttttccttttataaatTACTAAAATCGAGactttcacattttaaaaaataatcatagACCTTGCTTATTTCTTTTCCATCGCAATTTTTGAAttattatatgatgattttttaattttacatatagaaaggaaataaaaagagataGACTTTCATCCTTCGGAGAATAGGAGTGTAATAAGAACAACTAAGAGCCTATTTGGCCTAGCAgtgggctttttttttttaagaaaaaatactttttttggATATTTGAGGTGTTTGGCTAATGAGTAAAACTGTTTTTAAGTAGAAACAGAAGCAGTTTTTTTACGGTAGGGGAAAAGTAAAAAAGTTCTGCTTCTTGAAAAAAGCAGAAGCAgaagcaaaaaaatattttttcaaggcAAAAACATCCCTACCATAAATACATACTATTTACCAAGTATATCCCTCGTTAATccattaatttctaattaataattctttgtgttgaattttaatttgtggaatgattttcaattttattttggttgtagttttttagtatatttaaatcattgtgttgatattatatcaatatttaatattttatttatttatctatgtattatattaaattgaaaattttaattgaaGTCTTTCATAatagatatttgaaataatttttctctgtAAAATCATTTTAGTGGTAAACGTTCATTGatacttgtcattttttgtaatttgacactcaaaagcactttttaagaaaattagtCAAACACAATCTGCTTATTAAAAGTGgtcaaaagcacttttcaaatgaattaccaaaagtacttttttgaaaagcatttaaaaaaaaaaaacacttcttAAAATAAGCAGTTTTTAGCCACTAGGCCAAATAGGCTCTAAATGGAGGTTCTCCCTAAGATGATCATCTCGTGGCTAATGAGAACAAACTAAATCGATGGTTCTATTTCTCAATTTTCTGACTTGCTCCTATAATCGTAAATATTTGAGAAACATAGTAAGATCAAAACGATTTTTGCTTGCCTTAAATCACACTTATACGCTTTTGTTTCCCTCCCATTTGTTCAGTTAACGAACAAAGTTTAAGTTCAATTTAAATTAAGGATTATATATATGGTCTAAGACGCAGCATTACTTTTAACTTTTGCTATTTGAATTTGGCCATATTTATATCTGAACTAAAACCCTTGCAGTCTTTTTGTATGAAATCAAAAGGTTGGCTGCAACCCATAGAATGTAATAATAGGGTGGAAATACAAAGTGTGCATAGTGCAAAATATTCTGGGATAGTTTTATTTTCAGTGGGCGTTGACACAGACATTTTCTGTGGGCGAAAGTCGTAACCGTGGATATTTTCGGTTATTTTAGAGCTCCACACGAGTGAGTtacttctttttccttcacaagATTTGATTCATGCCTTTACAGTTTACACATTACAGCAACACTCTAGAGATCACACCGATGTTcctattatatttttaaaaattaatagtGCAGTTCACTCATGCACATGTTATAAAAACTGATATATTTATTGCACCTATAACCAGGTTtaagttaatatatatacatagcttttacaaaaagaaaaaagtgattGGGACACTTGAAATACAGACCATTTACAATTACTCTTAACTTAGCATAGATACATTGCCCAGTTTGTCATAGTTAACAATTCCATGAAGAACTGTAGAAAGGCATGAGCATATTCTTGGGAGTCAGCAGTAACAGCATTTCCTCGATATCAAATAGTTCAACGCCTCCAATTTCCACCCAACTGCAATAAAAAGTTGGACAGCAGTTGATCAAATGCATCACCTGACCTGGCATTTCATCATACTACATTGAAACTAATTTGGCAATCATATTAACTAGTAGACCTGTCTATCAGATTGAGAAACTTGCCAGACAAGACAACAGAATGCTAAGGACACCGTTCCTAAGCAACTATTTCATACCCTTTAGATTGAACACATTTTCCTCAATGGACCCCCGGTGGCAGCGTAAGCCTATAATCCTACAAGCTATATGGCTGGGCGACATAAATGATTGCAGAGGCAATAGGGCAGGGAGGTAAGATCAATGCTAACATGCATATCCAGCAATGACATGAGCATTTGACTACAACAAAGTAgtcaaatttaatttaaatattacAGAAATTAC
Coding sequences within it:
- the LOC132055736 gene encoding uncharacterized protein LOC132055736, whose product is MLQKRPFGEEDLYEVSSKQPRHEPSCQLVSTLELSRESVGVEAYASGGDEDNFSRVIPDANKKPDSHNVAEVLFSSEKETEMGIHGSASNSSWPTSSTSEEDIRPEAPFHILTSPEYYYFDHPFRAAAHHREIYSSLLSNPQKMVPIGPDFQAELPDWGAYIDKDKPCVEGIHETLSPSSQAYENKFAGRSIIPMPKMELLADDGENVGERRVECSCEDIGSIRCVRLHIIEAREKLKLALGEEAFVRLGFCDMGEVVAEKWSEEEEELFHEVVLSNPTSLGKNFWNHLAIEFPSRSREELVSYYFNVFILRKRAEQNRYDPLNIDSDNDEWHETVDDADESAKMTDEDEDSVVETPAYHNVLSYNMIYEEHDRRSYDEEVGDAIWEDYKPVNFGSRKVFTDVPESYPAKLFDSNSSYKLSMQPQDQGLSNKVDEQEIQGGSCTTDAAGVTSESSLGKTNDGKHWASDIAGMGSGTKHDSLLEPCSGKEWDVGYLRCARNEVDLLPTHTMIEEVFGDGAWIYKSRDGSGLS